In the genome of Streptomyces sp. V2I9, one region contains:
- a CDS encoding DUF5703 family protein produces MPEYEFIDVYVPRGVSRKEAARLLTDHAEYGHWELDRLTLRRDGSRRVRLRRRIIRQLRATW; encoded by the coding sequence ATGCCGGAATACGAATTCATCGACGTGTACGTGCCGCGCGGGGTGTCCCGCAAGGAAGCGGCCCGACTCCTGACCGACCACGCCGAGTACGGACACTGGGAGCTGGACCGCCTGACGCTCCGCAGGGACGGCAGCCGCCGGGTGCGGCTGCGCCGCCGGATCATCCGTCAGCTCCGGGCCACCTGGTGA
- a CDS encoding chaplin: protein MRQVTRKGLITMAAAGGVLALSGGYAHADSGAGATAAGSPGVLSGNSIQVPVEIPVNVCGNSVSVGGLLNPAGGNDCGNGTTESGRAGDRSAAPENRTVPGGSGNGARAGDTTASDRHTEPGTGRHRAPGGGGATAEGVAQGSPGILSGNSIQAPIDIPVNLCGNSISVVGLLNPVFGNSCSNDSEVPPPPPEQPEKPPVTPEKPVDPPVNQPPEPNTPEPHFPEEQLAQTGGDGLDVLIPAAAGLLLAGAGSVLYRRTRSAA from the coding sequence ATGCGACAGGTCACTCGTAAAGGCCTGATCACCATGGCGGCTGCGGGCGGTGTGCTCGCACTCAGTGGCGGATACGCCCACGCCGACTCCGGAGCGGGCGCCACGGCGGCCGGCTCCCCGGGCGTGCTGTCCGGCAACTCGATCCAGGTCCCGGTCGAGATCCCGGTCAACGTCTGCGGCAACTCCGTCAGCGTCGGCGGACTGCTCAACCCGGCCGGCGGAAACGACTGCGGAAACGGAACGACGGAATCCGGCCGCGCCGGCGACCGCTCGGCCGCCCCGGAGAACCGCACGGTCCCCGGCGGCTCCGGCAACGGCGCGCGGGCCGGAGACACCACCGCGTCGGACCGCCACACCGAGCCCGGCACCGGACGCCACCGGGCCCCGGGCGGCGGCGGTGCCACGGCCGAAGGGGTCGCCCAGGGCTCGCCCGGCATCCTCTCCGGCAACTCGATCCAGGCGCCGATCGACATCCCCGTGAACCTCTGCGGCAACAGCATCAGCGTCGTCGGGCTGCTCAACCCCGTCTTCGGCAACAGCTGCTCCAACGACTCCGAGGTTCCGCCCCCGCCGCCCGAGCAGCCGGAGAAGCCTCCGGTCACCCCGGAGAAGCCGGTCGACCCGCCGGTCAACCAGCCGCCCGAGCCGAACACCCCCGAGCCCCACTTCCCCGAGGAGCAGCTCGCGCAGACCGGTGGGGACGGGCTCGACGTGCTCATCCCCGCCGCCGCCGGACTGCTGCTCGCCGGAGCGGGATCGGTGCTCTACCGCCGCACGCGCAGCGCCGCCTGA
- the chpH gene encoding chaplin ChpH — protein MIKKVVAVAAATGGLVLAGAGMASADAGAQGAAIGSPGVLSGNVVQVPVHVPINLCGNTVSVIGLLNPAFGNTCVNA, from the coding sequence ATGATCAAGAAGGTCGTCGCAGTTGCGGCTGCTACCGGTGGCCTCGTTCTCGCGGGTGCGGGCATGGCTTCCGCCGACGCGGGCGCCCAGGGTGCGGCCATCGGCAGCCCCGGCGTGCTCTCCGGCAACGTCGTCCAGGTCCCGGTCCACGTGCCGATCAACCTGTGCGGCAACACGGTCTCCGTGATCGGTCTGCTGAACCCCGCCTTCGGCAACACCTGCGTCAACGCCTGA